From Granulicella sp. WH15, the proteins below share one genomic window:
- a CDS encoding VWA domain-containing protein, translating to MLTFFAVLALWGRVGSAQTATQAAPQQPSLTVDRDPVPSPDPEPAAGSGATAAPQGVGAIAREGNRFTLRQDAYEVRLNASVVDGGGRAVQSLDKDSFKVYEDGVPQTIISLRHEDLPVSIGLLIDSSGSMYDKRAAVEQSTLDLIKLSNPQDEEFLVDFSFEPFIDQDFTSDVRKLQQGMSYIKSSGGTAMYDALVASADYLAKNAKRPKQVLVVVTDGEDNASSASLEQAIRRIQDLDGPVIYSIGLLFGADTDRRESRHARRVLEELSAETGGMAYFPKSIKDVDAIAAEVAQDIRTQYTIAYHSTNPPSKGGYRQVHVEAKGKGFGHLTVRTRNGYFPRTSAAEPPAAAAPNAPAAPGR from the coding sequence GTGCTGACATTCTTTGCGGTTCTGGCGTTGTGGGGGCGGGTTGGGTCTGCCCAAACGGCCACCCAGGCAGCGCCCCAGCAGCCCAGCCTCACCGTCGACCGCGATCCTGTTCCATCGCCTGATCCCGAGCCTGCGGCCGGTTCAGGGGCCACGGCTGCGCCCCAGGGCGTCGGGGCCATCGCCCGCGAGGGCAACAGGTTCACCCTGCGGCAGGATGCCTACGAGGTCCGGCTCAACGCCTCGGTCGTCGACGGCGGAGGGCGGGCCGTGCAATCGCTCGATAAGGACTCTTTCAAGGTCTACGAGGACGGGGTTCCGCAGACGATCATCAGCCTGCGGCACGAGGATCTGCCCGTTTCGATCGGGCTGCTGATTGACAGCTCCGGGTCGATGTACGACAAGCGCGCCGCCGTGGAGCAGTCCACGCTCGACCTCATCAAGCTATCGAACCCGCAGGATGAGGAGTTTCTTGTCGACTTCAGCTTTGAGCCCTTTATCGACCAGGACTTTACCTCCGACGTGCGTAAGTTGCAGCAGGGGATGAGCTATATCAAGTCCTCGGGCGGCACGGCGATGTATGACGCGCTTGTCGCCTCCGCCGACTATTTGGCCAAGAATGCCAAGCGGCCCAAGCAGGTGCTTGTGGTCGTCACGGACGGCGAGGACAACGCCTCCAGTGCTTCACTCGAGCAGGCGATTCGCCGGATTCAGGATCTCGATGGGCCGGTGATCTACTCCATCGGCCTGCTCTTTGGCGCGGATACCGACCGGCGCGAGTCACGGCACGCGCGGCGGGTGCTCGAAGAGCTGAGCGCGGAGACCGGCGGCATGGCTTACTTTCCCAAGTCGATCAAGGACGTCGACGCCATCGCTGCGGAGGTGGCGCAGGATATCCGGACCCAGTACACCATCGCCTATCACTCCACCAATCCGCCTTCGAAGGGCGGGTATCGGCAGGTGCATGTGGAGGCGAAGGGTAAGGGATTTGGGCATCTGACCGTGCGGACTCGGAACGGGTACTTCCCGCGCACGTCGGCGGCTGAGCCTCCTGCGGCGGCTGCTCCGAATGCTCCTGCTGCTCCCGGACGATAA
- a CDS encoding VWA domain-containing protein produces MRYSRLWVLCLLLASTEIGHAQENPLDLVHTPVPPAPAPKPVEAGAVTSRLSGRLRVDVNLVLVPMTVTDTLNRLVTGLEASNFEVYDNGTGQAIKSFSTEDAPVSIGIVFDLSGSMQSKFARARRALSEFMSTSNPLDEFFVVAFNDRPAVVVDYTSQVDDVEARMMMLRPENRTALVDAVYLGVDKLKQAKYDRKALLILSDGGDNRSRYTEAELRRVVREGDLQIYAIGIFDQYAPTHEEQMGPVMLNEMCEMTGGRMFRVLDVAELGDIATRISAELRNQYVVGYRPSEVKKDGNWRKLKVRLIPPPGFPELTVHYRQGYYAPSQ; encoded by the coding sequence ATGCGTTATTCAAGGCTTTGGGTGCTTTGCCTGCTGCTTGCTTCGACGGAGATCGGCCATGCGCAGGAGAATCCACTCGACCTGGTGCATACGCCTGTGCCGCCTGCGCCCGCGCCTAAGCCGGTGGAAGCAGGAGCGGTCACCTCTCGGTTGAGCGGTAGGTTGCGGGTGGATGTGAACCTGGTGCTGGTCCCCATGACCGTTACCGATACCCTGAACCGCCTGGTCACGGGGCTGGAGGCGAGCAACTTCGAGGTCTACGACAATGGCACCGGGCAGGCGATCAAGAGCTTTTCCACTGAGGACGCGCCTGTCTCGATCGGGATCGTCTTCGACCTGAGCGGCAGTATGCAGAGCAAGTTTGCGCGGGCGCGTCGGGCGCTCAGCGAGTTTATGAGTACCTCCAACCCGCTCGACGAGTTCTTCGTGGTGGCCTTCAACGACCGGCCTGCGGTGGTGGTCGACTACACCTCGCAGGTGGACGATGTGGAGGCCCGCATGATGATGCTGCGGCCCGAGAACCGCACCGCGCTGGTGGACGCGGTTTATCTGGGCGTCGATAAGCTGAAGCAGGCCAAGTATGACCGCAAGGCGCTGCTCATCCTCTCCGACGGCGGCGACAACCGCAGCCGCTACACCGAGGCCGAGCTGCGCCGCGTGGTGCGCGAGGGCGATTTGCAGATCTACGCCATCGGCATCTTCGACCAGTACGCCCCGACCCACGAGGAGCAGATGGGGCCGGTGATGCTGAACGAGATGTGCGAGATGACGGGCGGGCGGATGTTCCGCGTGCTCGATGTGGCCGAGCTGGGGGATATCGCCACCCGCATCAGCGCCGAGCTGCGTAACCAGTATGTCGTCGGGTATCGGCCTTCGGAGGTGAAGAAGGACGGCAACTGGCGTAAATTGAAGGTACGGCTGATTCCTCCGCCGGGCTTTCCAGAGCTGACCGTACACTATCGCCAGGGGTACTATGCACCTTCGCAGTAA
- a CDS encoding DUF1015 domain-containing protein gives MARIYPFRALRYDTSKVKMEDVVTQPYDKITPAMQQAYYDRSKYNLIRVILGKREPDDTDAFAPDAASTPQHNVYTRAAESLTSWRKKAILREEAEPALYGYSQTYTVPGTDEVRERRGFIALGQLYDYADKVVYRHEQTFPKHKSDRLALFKATRAYCEQIYMLYSDPAFTAEKLIFDNGSQADLSITDEYDVVHRVWRLTDPHLINLIVTAMADKKLIIADGHHRYETSVTYMKERAAELGQAAAATTTDEDDESPSNRAEEPHSLLPKPAFPEAAMMMTFVNMDAPGITILPTHRVLFGLKDFNTQAFLARAEEFFEITPVATPDLEPLRTSAGVAFIAVTADGNHLLTAKPEAMAKTLADLGVSPRQAALDVVQLHTIVLERLLDLTHESIAGVENIRYLREATEAVEQVRTGSADIAFLIRPVTLDQLRDISLSGDVMPQKSTDFFPKLLSGLAIYALD, from the coding sequence ATGGCCCGTATCTACCCCTTTCGCGCACTCCGCTACGACACCTCTAAAGTCAAGATGGAAGACGTCGTAACCCAGCCCTACGACAAGATCACCCCGGCCATGCAGCAGGCCTACTACGATCGCTCCAAGTACAACCTGATTCGCGTGATCCTGGGCAAGCGCGAGCCCGACGACACCGACGCCTTCGCCCCCGACGCCGCCTCCACGCCGCAGCACAACGTCTACACCCGCGCCGCTGAGTCGCTCACCTCCTGGCGCAAGAAGGCGATCCTGCGCGAAGAGGCCGAGCCGGCCCTCTACGGCTACTCCCAGACCTACACCGTGCCCGGCACCGACGAGGTGCGCGAGCGCCGCGGCTTCATCGCCCTCGGCCAGCTCTACGACTACGCCGACAAGGTCGTCTACCGCCACGAGCAGACCTTCCCCAAGCACAAGTCCGACCGGCTCGCGCTCTTCAAGGCCACCCGCGCCTATTGCGAGCAGATCTACATGCTCTACTCCGACCCGGCCTTCACCGCCGAGAAGCTGATCTTCGACAACGGCAGCCAGGCCGACCTCAGCATCACCGATGAGTACGACGTGGTACACCGCGTCTGGCGGCTCACCGACCCGCACCTCATCAACCTGATCGTGACGGCGATGGCGGACAAGAAGCTCATCATCGCCGACGGCCACCATCGCTACGAGACCTCCGTCACCTATATGAAGGAGCGCGCCGCCGAGCTGGGCCAGGCCGCCGCAGCCACCACGACGGACGAGGATGACGAGTCGCCCTCGAACCGCGCCGAGGAGCCTCACTCCCTACTGCCGAAGCCCGCCTTCCCCGAGGCCGCCATGATGATGACCTTCGTCAACATGGACGCGCCGGGCATCACGATCCTGCCCACGCACCGCGTGCTCTTCGGCCTCAAAGACTTCAACACGCAGGCGTTTCTCGCCCGCGCCGAGGAGTTCTTCGAGATCACCCCGGTCGCAACACCCGATCTCGAGCCGCTGCGAACCTCCGCCGGAGTAGCCTTTATCGCCGTGACTGCGGACGGCAACCACCTGCTGACGGCCAAGCCGGAGGCGATGGCCAAGACACTCGCCGACCTGGGCGTCTCCCCGCGTCAGGCTGCGCTCGACGTGGTGCAGCTCCACACCATCGTGCTCGAGCGGCTGCTCGACCTGACCCACGAGTCTATCGCGGGTGTAGAAAACATCCGCTATCTCCGCGAGGCCACCGAGGCCGTCGAGCAGGTCCGCACCGGCTCGGCCGACATCGCCTTCCTCATCCGCCCGGTGACGCTCGACCAGCTCCGCGACATCTCGCTCTCGGGAGACGTGATGCCGCAGAAGTCCACCGACTTCTTCCCCAAGCTGCTGAGCGGCCTCGCCATCTACGCCCTCGACTAA
- a CDS encoding N-acetylmuramoyl-L-alanine amidase, protein MTSSPTDRRVRPLALAALLWLAPPLPAQLPAPRPHHPPAKPPILATNTGLIVIDAAHGGTDDGATLPTGVLEKNLTQTFSERLRTQLVAHGFNVVLSRNLAVTTPTDNTETPSVAAEDQRAEQANRLRPLACLLLHATSGGHGVHLFTSSLAPFTASHPAPSILPWNAAQATTVPQSLQLATDLATALNDIRIPLVLARASVPPIDSLTCPAIAVELAPLTNAAVTDAAYQARVADAIASGLSFWRGHLEAEIARVAEETAAESETIPEPTAKKPKKPSPATTQPGAVR, encoded by the coding sequence GTGACCTCCTCCCCCACAGATCGCCGCGTCCGGCCGCTCGCACTCGCCGCCCTGCTCTGGCTCGCGCCGCCGCTTCCCGCGCAGCTTCCAGCACCCCGTCCCCACCATCCTCCAGCCAAACCGCCCATCCTCGCCACCAACACCGGCCTCATCGTCATCGACGCGGCCCACGGCGGCACCGATGACGGCGCGACCCTCCCCACCGGGGTCCTCGAAAAAAACCTCACCCAAACCTTCTCCGAGCGCCTTCGCACCCAACTCGTAGCCCACGGCTTCAACGTCGTCCTCTCGCGCAATCTTGCGGTCACCACTCCAACGGACAACACCGAAACCCCATCCGTCGCCGCCGAAGACCAGCGCGCCGAGCAGGCCAACCGCCTGCGCCCCCTGGCCTGCCTGCTGCTGCACGCCACCAGCGGCGGCCACGGCGTCCACCTCTTCACCTCGTCGCTCGCGCCCTTCACCGCCTCCCATCCGGCCCCCAGTATCCTTCCGTGGAACGCCGCCCAGGCCACAACGGTTCCACAGTCTCTCCAGCTCGCCACCGATCTGGCCACGGCCCTGAACGACATCCGCATCCCCCTGGTGCTGGCACGGGCGTCGGTCCCGCCCATCGACTCGCTCACCTGCCCCGCCATCGCGGTCGAACTGGCCCCGCTGACGAACGCCGCCGTGACCGATGCCGCCTACCAGGCCCGCGTCGCCGACGCCATCGCCAGCGGTCTGAGCTTCTGGCGCGGACACCTCGAAGCCGAGATCGCCCGCGTAGCCGAGGAGACAGCAGCCGAGTCCGAGACAATTCCGGAACCTACAGCCAAAAAGCCGAAGAAACCCTCACCAGCCACCACCCAGCCCGGAGCCGTGCGATGA
- a CDS encoding GerMN domain-containing protein has translation MIPRYQLIAFRILFGGSLLMALLLVRGCVVTHQRLVAQRDLSPIPAPTDIPNETVSVALANDADGSITLDQEQMALPPSGPLRARALLEQTMAHYALPATLHPLPSGRAIANVYFVQLPLGNPAGTSTEKTTRSAEASHGQMAVIDLKGTFASSHPSGIEAEDLTLRSLIGTLHANFPEIDRVQFLVDGRSSETLAGHADLLHPYPALDTTREPLHTLGRVGRHE, from the coding sequence ATGATCCCCCGTTACCAGCTCATCGCCTTCCGCATCCTCTTCGGCGGCTCGCTGCTGATGGCGCTGCTGCTCGTCCGCGGCTGTGTGGTCACCCACCAGCGCCTTGTCGCCCAGCGCGACCTCAGCCCCATCCCCGCGCCCACCGACATCCCCAACGAGACGGTCTCGGTGGCCCTGGCCAACGACGCCGACGGCTCCATCACTCTGGACCAGGAGCAGATGGCGCTGCCGCCGTCCGGCCCGCTCCGCGCCCGTGCCCTGCTGGAGCAGACGATGGCCCACTATGCTCTGCCCGCCACCCTGCACCCTCTCCCGAGCGGCCGGGCCATCGCGAACGTCTACTTCGTGCAGCTTCCCCTCGGCAACCCGGCCGGCACCAGCACCGAAAAAACCACCCGCAGCGCCGAAGCCAGCCACGGCCAGATGGCCGTCATCGACCTGAAGGGAACCTTCGCCAGCTCGCACCCCTCCGGCATCGAGGCCGAAGACCTGACGCTGCGCTCGCTGATCGGAACCCTGCACGCCAACTTTCCCGAGATCGACCGGGTGCAGTTCCTCGTAGACGGACGCTCCAGCGAGACGCTGGCGGGACACGCCGATCTGCTGCACCCTTACCCGGCACTCGACACAACGCGCGAGCCTCTGCACACACTGGGCCGCGTCGGGAGACACGAATGA
- the murI gene encoding glutamate racemase, with the protein MSTPSTTGPTIGVFDSGFGGLTVLRALLPLIPGANYIYLGDTARLPYGAKSQQTIARYAVSSAEFLLDEGAEMLVIACNTATAMALPEIEAAMPIPVVGVIRPGTEAAREAGEHDVLVLATSATVQSGAYTRACASVGLQAYEKACPLLVPMVEEGWINHKVTAEVLRIYLDEAFAEAPNAHTLLLGCTHYPLLKPMIERTLEEMGHPMRIVDSAATTAQAAARVIESKLPRVSSPGAEINCTFFATDSVEKFQRLGGVFLGQPLPQVSLVDLGG; encoded by the coding sequence ATGAGCACCCCTTCCACCACCGGCCCCACCATCGGCGTCTTCGACTCCGGTTTCGGCGGCCTCACCGTCCTACGCGCGCTGCTGCCGTTGATCCCCGGCGCGAACTACATCTACCTGGGCGACACGGCGCGCCTGCCCTACGGGGCCAAGAGCCAGCAGACCATCGCCCGCTACGCCGTCTCGAGCGCTGAGTTCCTCCTCGACGAGGGTGCCGAGATGCTGGTGATCGCCTGCAACACCGCCACCGCGATGGCCCTGCCCGAGATCGAAGCCGCGATGCCGATCCCGGTGGTGGGCGTCATCCGCCCCGGCACCGAGGCCGCCCGCGAGGCCGGGGAGCACGACGTCCTCGTGCTCGCCACATCCGCAACAGTCCAGTCCGGGGCCTACACCCGAGCGTGCGCGTCAGTCGGCCTGCAAGCCTACGAAAAGGCCTGCCCATTGCTGGTCCCGATGGTCGAGGAAGGCTGGATCAACCACAAAGTAACAGCGGAGGTGCTGCGCATCTACCTAGACGAGGCCTTCGCCGAGGCTCCCAATGCCCACACCCTGCTGCTGGGCTGCACGCATTACCCTCTGCTGAAGCCGATGATCGAGCGGACACTCGAAGAGATGGGCCACCCCATGCGAATCGTGGACTCCGCAGCCACAACAGCACAGGCTGCCGCCCGTGTGATCGAATCCAAACTACCCAGAGTCAGTTCCCCCGGCGCCGAAATCAACTGCACCTTCTTTGCAACCGATTCGGTAGAGAAGTTTCAGCGTCTGGGCGGAGTCTTTCTTGGCCAGCCACTACCGCAGGTATCGCTGGTCGATCTCGGCGGATAA
- a CDS encoding ABC transporter permease has translation MKHSYLIAINALKKNKLQTILTMVGMTIGVATVVTMIAVGSGAQNAIEDEVRAAGMNLITVQAGNYQNQRGIASGQDSAGNDPSGADALKDGYIPDRLKKNLRLGDFAAGKGAADTLSLDDADAIRKRVTLVQYVSPGLHDHANVSVGSSIHFTALHGEGTDIFNIKRAWALMSGRFFSQREEANGDHVVVIGSIVNHALFHDEDPVGKSITIHNVPFQVVGVFGSGSWMVQENTGDDQFDAVYMPVTTAQSLLHAPFLNTITVSTYSVGDVPDAGYEITDVLRERHKIDEGLSDDFRVLTQAGTAITKTGVDPEVARSMVGSGKSLDDVTLKQLAKTMDQSSRTMTVLLACIGTVSMIVGGIGIMNIMLLSVVERTREIGIRRAVGASSQDVMQQFLMESITLSLAGGVLGIIVGVITSAAITQIIKWSTSISFVSVMVSFGISAAIGIFFGYYPARKASRVSPMESLRYEAAS, from the coding sequence ATGAAGCACAGCTACCTCATCGCGATTAATGCACTTAAGAAGAACAAGCTGCAGACGATCCTGACCATGGTCGGCATGACGATCGGCGTGGCTACCGTGGTGACCATGATCGCTGTCGGCAGTGGTGCGCAGAACGCCATCGAGGACGAGGTGCGCGCCGCCGGGATGAACCTGATTACCGTGCAGGCGGGGAACTACCAGAACCAGCGCGGCATCGCCTCGGGGCAGGATTCGGCGGGCAACGATCCCTCGGGTGCGGATGCGCTCAAGGACGGCTACATCCCCGACCGGCTGAAGAAGAACCTGCGGCTGGGGGACTTTGCCGCGGGCAAGGGGGCTGCCGATACGCTCTCGCTCGATGATGCCGACGCGATTCGCAAGCGCGTCACGCTGGTGCAGTATGTCTCGCCGGGGCTGCACGACCATGCCAACGTCAGCGTGGGCAGCTCGATCCACTTTACGGCGCTGCATGGTGAGGGGACCGATATCTTCAACATCAAGCGGGCGTGGGCGCTGATGAGTGGCCGGTTCTTTAGCCAGAGGGAGGAGGCGAATGGCGACCATGTTGTCGTCATCGGCAGCATTGTGAACCACGCGCTCTTCCACGACGAGGACCCAGTGGGTAAGAGCATCACGATCCATAATGTTCCGTTTCAGGTTGTCGGTGTCTTCGGCTCGGGTAGCTGGATGGTGCAGGAGAACACCGGCGACGACCAGTTCGATGCCGTCTACATGCCGGTGACTACGGCGCAGAGCCTGCTGCACGCGCCCTTTCTCAACACCATCACGGTCTCGACCTACTCGGTTGGCGACGTGCCCGATGCGGGGTATGAGATTACCGATGTGTTGCGGGAGCGGCACAAGATTGATGAAGGGTTGTCCGATGATTTTCGTGTGCTGACGCAGGCGGGCACCGCGATTACCAAGACTGGCGTTGACCCCGAGGTGGCGCGGTCGATGGTCGGCAGCGGCAAGAGCCTGGACGATGTGACACTGAAGCAACTGGCGAAGACGATGGATCAGTCGAGCAGGACGATGACCGTGCTGCTGGCTTGTATTGGTACGGTTTCGATGATCGTTGGCGGGATCGGCATTATGAACATTATGCTGCTCTCGGTGGTCGAGCGGACGCGGGAGATTGGGATCCGCCGGGCGGTGGGGGCCAGCTCGCAGGACGTGATGCAGCAGTTTTTGATGGAGTCGATTACGCTGAGCCTGGCGGGTGGTGTGCTGGGAATCATCGTCGGGGTGATTACTTCGGCGGCGATCACACAGATCATCAAGTGGTCTACGAGTATCTCGTTTGTGTCGGTGATGGTGTCGTTTGGGATCTCGGCGGCAATTGGGATCTTCTTTGGGTACTATCCGGCGCGGAAGGCTTCGCGGGTTTCTCCGATGGAGTCACTGCGGTATGAGGCGGCGTCGTAG
- a CDS encoding EVE domain-containing protein, with protein sequence MPYLLKTEPNKYSYDDLLRDGETVWDGIANNQALLYLRGMKKGEKLVIYHSNIGKAAVGTAKVVSVDASDPKNPKVVIKPVKRLKAEKPLAEIREAPVFHDSIMFRQFRLSVVPITEEQYDFLTL encoded by the coding sequence ATGCCCTACCTGCTGAAGACCGAGCCCAACAAGTATTCCTACGACGACCTGCTCCGCGACGGCGAGACCGTCTGGGACGGCATAGCCAACAACCAGGCGCTGCTCTACCTGCGCGGCATGAAGAAGGGCGAAAAGCTCGTCATCTACCACTCGAACATCGGCAAGGCGGCGGTCGGCACCGCGAAGGTCGTGAGCGTGGACGCCAGCGATCCGAAGAACCCGAAGGTCGTCATCAAGCCCGTAAAACGGCTGAAGGCCGAGAAGCCGCTCGCCGAGATCCGCGAAGCCCCGGTCTTCCACGACTCCATCATGTTCCGTCAGTTCCGCCTGTCGGTCGTGCCCATCACGGAAGAGCAGTACGACTTCCTGACCCTCTAG
- a CDS encoding enoyl-ACP reductase — translation MIDLKGKVAVVFGLANKRSIAWAICQKLSEAGATLAICYQNERLQRDADALAAELAGAKTFQCDVASDTDIDSVFAQLKDAYGKLDILVHSIGFAPNIKNTVLQTAREDFRVAHDISAYSLIALSRAAAPLMPEGSSILTLTYYGSEKVFPNYNIMGVAKAALEASVRYLASDLGAQKIRVNAISAGPIKTLAARGIGDFTKILNAVEDRAPLHRNVDALEVGNTALFLASDLASGITGEIMFVDCGYNTVGL, via the coding sequence ATGATCGACCTGAAGGGCAAAGTCGCCGTCGTCTTCGGATTAGCCAACAAGCGCAGCATCGCCTGGGCCATCTGCCAGAAGCTCTCCGAAGCCGGAGCCACGCTCGCCATCTGCTACCAGAACGAGCGCCTGCAGCGTGATGCCGATGCCCTGGCCGCCGAGCTGGCCGGAGCCAAAACCTTCCAGTGCGACGTCGCCTCCGACACCGACATCGACAGCGTCTTCGCGCAGCTCAAGGACGCCTACGGCAAGCTCGACATCCTCGTGCACTCCATCGGCTTCGCGCCCAACATCAAGAACACCGTGCTCCAGACCGCGCGCGAAGACTTCCGCGTGGCCCACGACATCAGCGCCTACTCGCTCATCGCTCTCTCCCGCGCCGCCGCGCCGCTGATGCCCGAGGGCAGCTCCATCCTGACCCTGACCTACTACGGCTCCGAGAAGGTCTTCCCCAACTACAACATCATGGGCGTCGCCAAGGCCGCGCTCGAGGCCAGCGTGCGCTATCTCGCCAGCGACCTCGGAGCCCAGAAGATCCGCGTCAACGCCATCTCCGCCGGGCCCATCAAGACGCTGGCCGCACGCGGCATCGGCGACTTCACCAAGATCCTCAACGCCGTCGAAGATCGTGCACCGCTCCATCGCAACGTCGATGCGCTCGAGGTCGGCAACACCGCGCTCTTTTTAGCTTCGGATCTTGCCAGTGGAATCACCGGCGAGATCATGTTCGTGGACTGCGGCTACAATACCGTCGGGCTGTAA
- a CDS encoding DinB family protein encodes MTIAQVLLEDFDQEISNTRRTLERVPEDKAAWVPHERSTPLGKLAMHCATMPLFGFYIMEDEGMDMVASKRPHVPLVFTTREACLQQLDESSAKCRAAIAAASDEHLEALWKFSFGEHVILHKSRVATFRIMCFNHLIHHTSQLGVYLRLNEVPVPALYGPSADEQWLG; translated from the coding sequence ATGACCATCGCGCAGGTGCTCTTAGAGGACTTCGACCAGGAGATCTCCAACACGCGGCGCACGCTCGAGCGCGTCCCCGAGGACAAGGCCGCATGGGTGCCCCACGAGCGTTCGACGCCGCTGGGCAAGCTGGCCATGCACTGCGCGACGATGCCGCTGTTCGGCTTCTACATCATGGAGGACGAGGGCATGGACATGGTAGCCTCCAAACGCCCGCACGTGCCGCTTGTCTTCACCACGCGCGAGGCGTGTCTGCAGCAGCTCGACGAGTCCAGCGCAAAGTGCCGCGCCGCCATCGCCGCAGCCTCGGACGAGCACCTTGAGGCGCTGTGGAAGTTCAGCTTCGGCGAGCACGTCATCCTGCACAAGTCTCGCGTGGCTACCTTCCGGATCATGTGCTTCAACCACCTGATCCACCACACCTCCCAGCTAGGCGTGTACCTGCGGCTGAACGAGGTCCCCGTACCTGCGCTCTACGGCCCATCGGCTGACGAGCAGTGGCTCGGCTAA
- a CDS encoding amidohydrolase family protein, translated as MTTKMVKGLACGLVAVLAAVSAMAQEAAKPAVVLHAAHLLDVRAGKLVSPGEVLVVGEKIVEAGTHVTRPAGAQAIELGERTLMPGLTDVHVHLFLHPGAEDLQTVEESVPQRTLIAADAAKADLIAGFTAERDMGTEGAGSADTAVRNAIDTGLIPGPRLRVSGNAIDLLGGHEDAIHYNPAMHVLSNADYANTADEIVHVMREQRKEGADFTKIYETGKDSFVDGVFKTPYQYTEAQLRAAVAEADRFGKGAGHGVAVHATGEPGTGFAVAAGVESVDHADQLGEATMRAMKEKNIPAVPTFAISEYFADHAASPEGAARRRAQNAYHVAEFKKQLAAGVPMAVGSDVGPFPHGTQAREMELMVENGMSAADVLQADLLTNARLMGWEGKIGELKPGFYADVIAVDGDPLQSISALRKVAFVMKGGVAYKHP; from the coding sequence ATGACAACGAAGATGGTCAAAGGCTTGGCGTGTGGCCTCGTGGCGGTGCTTGCAGCGGTATCGGCGATGGCGCAGGAGGCCGCGAAGCCTGCGGTGGTGCTTCATGCGGCGCATCTGCTCGATGTGCGGGCGGGGAAGCTGGTCTCTCCGGGCGAGGTTTTGGTGGTTGGGGAGAAGATCGTCGAGGCGGGTACGCATGTGACGCGGCCTGCCGGTGCGCAGGCCATCGAGTTGGGTGAGCGCACGCTGATGCCTGGGCTGACTGACGTGCATGTTCACCTTTTTCTGCATCCGGGTGCGGAGGATTTGCAGACCGTTGAGGAGTCGGTGCCGCAGCGGACGCTGATTGCTGCGGATGCGGCCAAAGCCGACCTGATAGCGGGCTTCACCGCCGAGCGCGATATGGGCACCGAGGGCGCGGGCTCGGCGGATACGGCTGTGCGCAATGCGATTGATACCGGGTTGATTCCTGGGCCTCGGCTGCGTGTGAGCGGCAATGCGATTGACCTGCTCGGCGGCCACGAGGACGCGATCCACTACAACCCGGCGATGCACGTGCTCTCGAACGCCGACTACGCGAATACCGCCGACGAGATCGTCCACGTGATGCGGGAGCAGCGCAAGGAAGGCGCGGACTTCACCAAGATCTACGAGACCGGCAAGGACAGCTTCGTGGATGGGGTTTTCAAGACTCCCTACCAGTACACCGAGGCGCAGCTTCGGGCGGCGGTGGCTGAGGCGGATCGCTTCGGCAAGGGGGCTGGGCATGGTGTTGCCGTACACGCTACCGGCGAGCCGGGCACGGGGTTTGCCGTGGCGGCGGGCGTGGAGTCGGTGGACCACGCCGACCAGCTCGGCGAGGCTACGATGCGGGCGATGAAGGAGAAGAATATCCCCGCGGTGCCTACGTTTGCGATCAGCGAGTACTTTGCCGATCACGCCGCGTCGCCCGAGGGTGCGGCCCGGCGGCGGGCGCAGAACGCTTATCATGTCGCCGAGTTCAAGAAGCAACTCGCCGCCGGAGTGCCGATGGCTGTCGGCTCGGATGTGGGGCCGTTTCCGCATGGGACGCAGGCGCGGGAGATGGAGTTGATGGTGGAGAACGGCATGTCGGCTGCCGATGTACTTCAGGCGGACCTGTTGACCAACGCTCGGCTGATGGGGTGGGAAGGGAAGATCGGGGAGCTGAAGCCGGGGTTTTATGCCGATGTGATCGCGGTGGATGGTGACCCGTTGCAGAGTATCTCTGCTCTCAGGAAAGTGGCGTTTGTGATGAAGGGCGGGGTGGCTTATAAGCATCCCTGA